Proteins encoded within one genomic window of Lampris incognitus isolate fLamInc1 chromosome 19, fLamInc1.hap2, whole genome shotgun sequence:
- the garem gene encoding GRB2-associated and regulator of MAPK protein 1, whose amino-acid sequence MDLGTMLYNNLKDVTWSTTALPLDQLVSIYRLPQIVKLDNGELVDGLRDNDYLLLHSCRQWTTITAHSLEEGHYVIGPKIEIPVHYEGQFKLLEQDRDVKEPVQYFNSVEEVAKAFPERVYVMEDISFNVKMASGECNEDTEVYSITLSTGDELTLMGQAEILYAKTSKEKSRFNTIFKKIGKLNSIGKIGRSKMPCLICMNHRTNESISLPFQCKGRFSTCSPLELQMQEGEHTIRNIVEKTRLPVNVTVPNSPPRNQHDLHLIREGHRYKFVNIQTKTVVVCCVLRSNKIIPIHFTFHSAMPQFIIPEGLLQGELWLDTMVHRWFTFCQEQFDIDDYSRAVRDVRTDWNEDGKSPKKSSGNGSCGGGTNGCPAHMHIPSSLSHAREELTQSFHRLSVCVYGNNLHGNSEVNLQGCMALCGDWALLPSDNIPADSHDTEHFCHELLENTYPQPPLFKSDVPYEELWLDHLRGRIPKPSVGEGTRGINNGSGMTAVLSYTPTCPIAPVTSCDVSLSPPPVPPKSEAVKEECRLLNAPPIPPRSSKQMPAVPIISKPRQQETRSPSPTLSYYSSGLHNIGGGESEAVESEEQSHVCYPCNWTKTSPTEANPTLPRRSLLPDRMSTRLSWPNNFSGGEGQGFEEFLPASCRSYYSYPRKRSPGTPKTSSLFDFDGREHTHTSNDFRSQQAAMNQFCTKSSSYTLEMYRDKPMEEINTKQSLSCPILPPRTAKLNVVKTGADYLCVALCDREEEAAKCLPSQHESNAKDIFTISYPPTPNCPSLPGVAPWQPPSSLAGLSIEEVSKSLKFIGLPNDIVSLFVSEKIDGNLLLQLTEEILADDFNLSKLQVKKLMQFINGWRPKI is encoded by the exons ATGGACCTTGGAACAATGTTGTACAACAATCTGAAAGATGTCACATGGAGCACAACGGCTCTGCCGCTGGATCAGCTCGTCAGTATTTACAGGTTGCCCCAAATCGTGAAGCTGGACAACG GGGAGTTGGTTGATGGGCTTAGAGACAACGACTACCTCCTACTTCATTCCTGCCGCCAGTGGACGACCATTACCGCTCACAGTCTGGAGGAGGGACACTATGTCATTGGGCCCAAAATAGAAATTCCAGTGCACTATGAAG GTCAGTTTAAGTTACTGGAACAGGACCGAGATGTGAAGGAGCCTGTGCAGTACTTCAACAGCGTGGAGGAAGTGGCCAAAGCATTTCCTGAGAGGGTGTATGTCATGGAGGACATAAGTTTCAATGTAAAG ATGGCTTCAGGGGAATGTAATGAAGACACGGAGGTTTACAGTATCACACTAAGCACCGGAGATGAGCTAACCCTGATGGGCCAGGCTGAGATCCTCTATGCCAAGACCTCCAAAGAGAAGTCCCGGTTCAACACCATCTTCAAGAAGATCGGAAAACTCAACTCCATCGGCAAAATCGGCCGCAGCAAGATGCCTTGTCTGATCTGCATGAACCACCGCACCAACGAGAGCATCAGCCTGCCCTTCCAGTGCAAAGGACGTTTCAGCACCTGCAGCCCGCTGGAGCTGCAGATGCAAGAGGGCGAGCACACCATCCGCAACATCGTGGAGAAGACGCGGCTGCCAGTCAACGTCACCGTCCCTAACAGCCCGCCGCGCAATCAGCACGACCTGCACCTCATCCGTGAGGGCCACCGCTACAAATTTGTCAACATTCAGACCAAGACGGTGGTGGTATGCTGTGTCCTGCGCAGCAACAAAATCATCCCCATCCATTTTACCTTCCACTCAGCCATGCCCCAGTTCATCATCCCCGAAGGCCTCCTGCAGGGTGAGCTGTGGCTTGACACCATGGTGCACCGCTGGTTCACCTTCTGCCAGGAGCAGTTTGACATAGATGACTATTCCCGTGCCGTCCGGGACGTGCGGACAGACTGGAACGAGGATGGTAAGAGCCCCAAAAAAAGCAGCGGGAACGGAAGCTGCGGCGGAGGCACCAACGGCTGCCCGGCTCACATGCACATCCCCAGCTCTTTGAGCCATGCACGGGAGGAACTGACCCAGTCCTTTCACCGGCTGTCAGTCTGCGTGTACGGCAACAACCTGCACGGAAATAGTGAGGTGAACCTGCAGGGTTGCATGGCGCTCTGCGGTGACTGGGCTCTCCTGCCCTCGGACAACATCCCGGCAGACTCGCATGACACAGAGCACTTTTGCCACGAGCTGCTGGAGAACACATACCCCCAGCCGCCCCTCTTCAAGTCGGACGTTCCCTATGAGGAGCTGTGGTTGGATCACTTGAGAGGCCGCATCCCGAAACCCTCCGTGGGCGAAGGGACCCGAGGCATCAACAACGGCAGTGGCATGACAGCAGTACTGTCCTACACACCCACTTGTCCCATAGCCCCAGTCACAAGCTGTGATGTGTCTCTGTCTCCGCCCCCGGTACCGCCCAAGTCCGAAGCT GTGAAGGAAGAATGCCGCCTTTTGAACGCACCGCCTATTCCTCCTCGAAGTTCCAAACAGATGCCTGCAGTGCCAATCATTTCCAAACCCCGGCAGCAGGAGACGCGTTCTCCGAGTCCCACGCTTTCTTATTATTCCTCAGGTCTTCACAACAT CGGAGGAGGTGAAAGTGAGGCGGTTGAGTCGGAGGAGCAGAGCCATGTATGTTACCCCTGTAACTGGACGAAAACCAGCCCGACTGAGGCAAACCCCACTTTGCCCCGGAGGAGCCTGCTGCCGGACCGAATGTCCACCAGGTTGTCTTGGCCCAACAACTTCAGCGGCGGGGAGGGCCAGGGCTTCGAGGAGTTCTTACCAGCCAGCTGTCGGAGCTACTACAGCTACCCCCGCAAGAGGTCCCCGGGCACCCCGAAGACGTCCAGCTTGTTCGACTTCGATGGACGGGAACACACCCACACAAGCAATGACTTCCGGTCCCAGCAAGCCGCTATGAACCAGTTTTGCACCAAGTCTTCTAGTTACACTTTAGAAATGTACAGAGACAAGCCAATGGAGGAGATTAACACTAAACAGAGCCTCTCCTGTCCCATTTTACCTCCGAGAACGGCCAAGTTAAATGTGGTGAAGACGGGAGCAGATTATCTGTGCGTGGCGCTCTGTGACAGAGAGGAAGAAGCTGCTAAGTGCCTGCCCAGCCAGCACGAGTCTAACGCAAAAGACATATTTACCATTTCTTATCCCCCGACCCCTAACTGCCCGTCTCTCCCCGGCGTGGCACCGTGGCAGCCTCCGTCTAGTCTGGCGGGCCTTTCTATCGAAGAGGTGTCCAAATCGTTGAAGTTCATTGGCCTTCCCAATGACATTGTCTCTCTTTTCGTGTCAGAGAAGATTGATGGGAATCTACTGCTGCAGCTCACCGAGGAGATTCTGGCAGACGACTTCAACCTCAGCAAGCTGCAAGTCAAGAAGCTCATGCAGTTTATTAATGGGTGGAGGCCCAAAATATAG